AAAAACGAACCGCCGCGCGCCTCCAACCATACTTTTTTTCTAAGGTGGCAAAATTAAGGTGATAAGACAATCAATTGATTCgttttattatttcttataTTGCCGCAGGAAAAGGAAAAGATAAGATACTCTTAAATGGTGAAAATTTTTTGTTGAATTCCATCAACACGTTTATGTTACACAAACAACGTTATGAAAACTCGATATTTGGCTTAAATTATGATCGGTGGAGGCGAAAAGATAGTTGGAACATCCGCTTACGGCGGCGGTTGAAAAATGTCAAATAATGTCAAATGATTTATTGCTTCGAAATCAGAGGAGAAAATGCGAATTCCTTTGGTGCTATCCTTGGGCTGGCGACATGTTATAGTCTATGTAACAATCAAATTAGTAGCAACTATAGATGAGCTTATCCTTGGAGAACAATGTTTGATAAGGATAGACAATCTCAAATCAAGTAATAAATGTCAATGAATTGTTCACAAATTCGAAAACGGCAGATGTTGTCCTATGCCTGGCTCGACCTGCGATTATGCCCGGGCCGCTTGGGAAGATTTTGAAGTGTGCCGGAAACTCTGTAATCGGAGATTAGATATACCGTAACAGCCGATAAAGATATTATGatctaaagaaaacaaacaaagttaatttcaaaattgttcctAACCCCCGTGGCTCGGAGATTTTTAAAAACGTGGTAACAATTTTCTACTCGACGCCTCTCGGCTTCTGTCCTAAAAGACCTTACCTCCAGACAGGTCCAAGTTGAAGGAGGTGTATAAAATAGGTGAAGCATGACTCCTTTTTGCCATCGTCCCACAGCCATTTTAGTGAGAATATTTGCATTAGCAATGAAGAAACCGACAAGAAACCAACCGAAAGAGCAAACCACAAGATGTTATTGcctgtaaaatattttacacaCACTGATAAATCCGTCGCCATGTCCGCGAGAAATGTAATCATTGACACTAAAGTCCACAACTCGTCCGTGAAATTCGTCCTTCGTCCTTCGAAGATATTTCTTGTGTTCAACTGTGGGCCGAGACTTGTCGTCTTCGAATAATAATTAATACCATCTTTGCATGGCTTATTCCTGGTGCTGTTATCGCCATCTGAGCACGCTGCTGTCCCATTTTTCTGATCCATTACTTATTACAAACTCCGTGGTTTTCAAAGAATTCTGTCCCTTCCCTAGCTAAGACGAAAATAAGCATGAGAAGGTGGAAAGGTCAGCGGTTTTACATGGGGGCGTGTTGAAGGGGTTTAATGTCCTCAGCTGTCATCACCAAAAATCGCATTTACGACGACAAAGATTTAAAGCCGGCTAATAAGGCGCGAGAAAGGAAGTCACGGGAAAAGCTGACTGGCTCATGCAGTTCAAacgaaaagaaacaagaaaggaaaaaaacttgaaaggGGCGAGTGAAAGAACAATACGAAATGTCCCTGGAGGGAGATTCCCCTCTGAGATAAATTCGAGTGCTCAAACatagataataattataaaaataagaatGAACCCAAAAACACGAAAATCAGTAATGGAACCATAATCACGATCTTATATCGATTTCACAAATAGCAATTTGAAAAAGAACTAAGGAAATCTATTTTTTGAAAAGCTCGCAAAGGGGCAAAATAGTGGGTTTACCTCGGCGTAAGAGCTTATggcaatttttctttatttcgctAGCTCGAGCTGGCGTTTCGTCATTGTTTAAAGGTCTCTTGGctttttttgttctctttgttttacgtcatccgtgagttgGACAGGTTCTGACGCCCAAGATAAGCCAAAAAGTAGTTTAGACATTTTGGGCTTCCTAGCCTTGGTTGTTGAACAGCTCTGTCCACTGGTAATCCACAAAATATTGGATAACTCCATTTGCCTTGATAGCAATTACGCAGTGGGTGGTGCAGCGACGGCGGAGCGAAGTAAAAGGTGGGggtctgaaaataaaatttttattagccCCAGCCCCCCCTCCAACTTCCCCTTTATCCGCCGTAGTTTCGTTTTTGTCGACAGGTTCGCTTTCATGCAGTCGTAAAAAATGAATCGATTGTTCTCTTGGCTCAGCAAGGCATTGTTATCAGTGAAACGTCTGCCGACATTATATTGGTCAATAAGAGTTATTGCCGATATTGGTCAATAAAAGTTGTGAGACCGGTAGAATAAAATAGCTCATTCGACAACCCAGACAAACTGTCTGAAACTTGTTTGGCCAAGATGTGTCGAGTTGTCTGTAAAATGAAACAACAGTCagattcctttttttttttgccccgGCCGCAACAAAATTGGTCTCGCATAAAGTAAAATTAAAAGCAAGAAATCAAATTGATTCATTGGAAATCCAAGCAATTAAAGTTTTGTAtaaaaatagtgtttttcaATCCCGATGAGTTGACCgttgtcaggagcctatgacaGGCTCCTGccattgtaaaataaaagaaagttatttAATATTCTACAAAAGTTGGGGGGAGGGGCCTTGCCCCCTCACAACAAAAAGGGGAGGGGCTGAAGCCCCCCCCCCCGTTTCCGCCGCCTGTGACCTTTGAACATGTCTGGTCCCAGTTGTTTCAATGGGTTGTATCACCATCCAGTGGCTGACTCAATTAATGATCAACCTGCTGACTGCGTGACACCATCCGACCTACGAACAACTGCAGTCTGGCCGATATCTCGTGGTTAGTTTAATTGCATTTCTGTGCTAAATCCTCAACTAAGCTGAAACAGCACTGACCAAATCTTCACTCTCTAACATTTATGGTCACACAAGGTACACAACACAATTTAATTGTTTCCAGTTTCATCTTCACTCATTTACTTCTTAACACATAATGGATAGAAGAGCTTTCACACCAATCAGTGCAATTTTGGCATCGTTGACTTTGAAGGTTCCCTTATCATTAGCTTCTATTTGAGGGAAAAGGAAGGgaaccccttttttttttccgagtgGTTGTCCTCCTGCAAGGCTGGCAGGCATATATGCATGCTCTTgaatgaaacaagaaaaaaaaggcaacatGAGGATAGCACCATATTTCAACGAGATATCTTTATTTCTCTTCAGTGAAAATTTCAACACAATTTGCTTGTAactaacaaataaacaaaccatGAAGAATCAAATTTTTCTGGATTTCAGTGCATATTATAGAGTAGAACAAATCATTCTAGAATAGATCATAATACAAAATTAGTGAAAGCAACTGACATCACACAGAACATgaaaacttgtgaaaatttTCTAGAATTTTAATATAATTAGAAACAAATATATACTAATACATATTATGATCAATCAAATTATAAATACTCATACCAATAAattgaaaatataataaaatattaatattgcTCACAAGATAAGCAAGGTCAATACCTAAAAACACAGTTTATAGAAAATCAAAACGCTGTAGCTCGTGTTCAATACATACCGGTAATGCAAAATCTTAAAATTCGTTTTTCATTAAACTCACTTCATTCCTTAGCCACAGAAACTTTCTATTCAACTGTACAAACCAAgtaaatatattaaatatttGAACATTTCTCATTgctaacaaaaataataatttaaatttaaataaaactGTATTGCACATTGGAttgaaaagataaaataaatcaTGATATAAGTAATACATTCaaatgtaaaatattttaattcATCACAATAAAAAAAGTAAAGTGATGCCATTTGTAATTCACATACTTTGACTCTCCAACAAGAGTAAATGTCCTGAccctaaatttttcaaattaaaacacTGGAAAAAAAGTATTCAGCAACCACAGAAACCTGCAGTTTACAACAGTTTTGGCATCTACACATTCCTATTAACTTGTTTGTCTCTGGAAAACATCTAAATAAATACTTTGTTGTGCCAATAGTTCATCTAAGATTTCAAAAGTACATCAGTTATTAACATTTCCAGGATTGAAAGAATTCCTTGACAAGCAGCGAACATTTGCTTCTTTCTCCAGCATTCTAGCTCACCTTGTTAGATACTTAAAATTTGTCTGTAACAAAAACACTCAATGTCATAAATTCTTCATAACAGCATCTCGAAACAGGATACTGTTACATATACTTGTAGGTAAATTCCGAAGAAAAGGCGATTTCAgaattcacttcagcctctattttaAAACAAGTCTGAGCATGgtctttttttctaaaattaatgaaaagttagtttctaaagaaaccatGGTGCAGTGTTAGTgagaaagtgaaaatttgacaTCAAACAAGACGATGAGGGTCGAATTTCCACCATGAAGTGATAgtgaagctgacgtttcaagggTTGCTTCTTTCATCAGAGTAACGAGTtcaagggctaatgcttgaaatctCAGCCTCATTTTCTCTTCACAATGGGAATTTCACCCTTATTATCAACTTTATCATTTCTTATGAACAACAGCCCTTCATAATGAAAGTAGAATAACCTTAACAAATACTTTGTACTAAGACTCATCTTGAAAAAGAGACTGAAGAGAAATCAAAAATGGTCAATTTCAAGAGGTTGTTACAAAGTTTTCTATATCCAATATAAAACATAAACATTATGCATTACAATCTGGTAACTATTTATCTAGCATTAATCAAAAACTACACATAGGCCATCGATCAATGCAATTCTGGCCTTCTGGTTTGGAAAGCATTCCTTTGTcaaaattacttttcttttacttataCATGATTAATATTCACAAAGTGCTAAGCAAATTATGTAATATTTTTGGaaggtaattattatttactttagCCATTTAGTTTATCATTTACGAATTTGTGGAAGAAAGTACTTAACGGCTTTCcgtgttgttaaccctttccaccctaaggggttccgcattgacgagtaaaatcgtctggcgttagacagagtaaaatctataagtgccatttgacactcataggaggaaaagggacTTTATAtcaatacaaaataataattattgcgcACTTCAGTCTCCATGAACTGAAATGCTGGAATTCTCTCTATTTCACTCTTGTCTTGGCTTTGGAGAATAATACTTTGTGGAATGCACAATAAATTTtgtgtaataatattattcttttagTATCACACTTCTTCCCCAAGTCACAAAAATTGCATTAAATCTAAGTGGGATTTTGTTTCTTGCAAATACCAAATACTcagaccaataattattataaaaataaatagttaatgaggTTAGAgcctaataatattatttaaaaaaataaagaaataaaatggcCAATCAAAGGAACAGTATCACTCCATTTGAGGgttaaaagttctttcaaaaatcaatggaaataaaagcTAATGCTTAACTTTGTTTAACAAGAACTTTGCTTGAAGCAGAATTCAATATTTTTCATCTACAACTCACGATGACAAGGGTGGAAAAGAATaaacttgcaaaaaaaatgaccaatggTTCTCTAATTTCAATGCCATATATTCCTGAAACATCCAAAATATTAATATGAATGCCTTTACCtgaataattatattaaatataattattaaattttgattttctcATTTTTGTTTCATAGGTAGTTAGTCGAAAACACAGGTCACAAGTCAGATCataggtcaggtcaggtcaggtcagcTGGGGTTTCAATAGAACTGAACAACTGGCAAATTTTGCCACCTCCTTCCTAAATCATCATCGGCTTCTTTCTatattaaatttaatttgagTCGTTACTGTCATTACTTAATTGATATTTAGTcctgaatttgatgccagaatgcaggaaatggtACTTCTgggcttctagattccaaaattttctgggggagcatgtgTCCAGATCCCCCTGGGGGGAGCATACTTTAAATGGATCTGAGGCATCCTgcagaacttattgaaaccccttGGTCAGGTCTGTGGCTTTTTTCGTCATGTGCTCAGAACATATTCACAACCATTCTGATCTAACATACATTGATCGAATCCCTGATCCATGGACTATTCTTCCATCAATTCCTTGCCATCCATTAGCATTTCCTTGTGAATGAAATGATGATTCTACCGCTCTTACACGGGACAGAATATCTACATCCAGAGGAAAGCTTGCTTGCCCTTCAACATCTGTTTGCCAATTTCTTCTGGGGTTATAGTAAGGTCTTCCGTGAAGTGCAAAGAAACAACTTTCATCATCTTCCACAGCACTGCTTTTTTTGGTATGAATTTCACAGCAACAGCACCAAAACATCGTTACTTGTCGATTCTCTTGAATGTCTAATTCTGTCTTCTTGACAAAAATCCCTTTCACAGAAAGGCTAGGATGATAGAACCAGTAATAGGATATCATGCACAGGACTCCCAAACCAAACCCACCCCATACAATGCTGAGGGACGCAATCTCAATGTCACCGTATAAAGTTCTAAAAGGATACCACATGACCACAAAAAGTGTATTCTCAGAGAGCATTATCACATAATAAGGGATAACTCGAATACGAGTCATGCCGTCTTTggcattgaaaaatgaaaaaatgtaaacaaatccAATAACAGAGTCAAACAAATATTCCCGGCATAAGTGTTTTCTACCACTTTCGTCGACACAAAATTTAGTGTGCTGGCAGACAAGCCAAATCGTCATGACCGACCAATGTATTGCCATAGCAACAGCCAACCATGACGTGTAATATGAAGCAAATAAAACTAAAGCCACTACGCGCGATGCTACCATTGACAAATTCCAAATGATCTGGAGAAAGAAGCCAATCCATGAAATACTAGAACCTTTTCCAAGAAAATCCCTCAGTGCTTTGGAGTACGAAACTATTGCCCATGCTAAGGAGACTACCGAACTTCCTGCTGCCAGAGCTGTGAACAGGTCACTCTCAATTTCAAAGCGTCTGTTGTATGCCAATATAAACAGCTGCAGCACTAGCTGAGGGGCTGACTCAAGATAACACTCAAACAATCTCAGCAAGCTGATGTCTCTCCATTCTGCAAGGTACGCCTCGTAATCACTGGCAGTAGTGTCTTCCTGACGCGTGCGCCGCCCAGCTCGAATAACCCGCCAATAtctgatgaaaacaaaaattcagaatGGTAGTTTTTCATTGATGTGAGGCAAAACAGCTCTATATGGTAGCTGTTTGATTTTATTGGCATAAGGCAATAAAGTGGAAACAGACAAGGGATGCGgcattttaataaattattagtgTTACTGTGCAAAAACAATCTGCAGGATTCCACACCAGCTTCTAGTTCACTATGTCTGTGCTTCCTTGTTCCTTTGTTCTCAAAGAAACAGAAAGCCTCTGGGTGTTCTTTGCAGTACAATGTCGAAAAACACAACagcataaaaatttaaaattcttaatttattgATTAAACAATT
The Acropora muricata isolate sample 2 chromosome 3, ASM3666990v1, whole genome shotgun sequence genome window above contains:
- the LOC136911328 gene encoding XK-related protein 8-like, giving the protein MAVEGTVIVNPLSFERAKNTNESPNKTNGNVSTDETDLAASRRPPRRHHQVKARRVHIIWDIFAVISILTFVADIASDVVVCVRYSLDGSYLWSLLTVAFVISSSIVTQIFSAYWFYEDRENQTWATYLLHLFQLGPLVRYWRVIRAGRRTRQEDTTASDYEAYLAEWRDISLLRLFECYLESAPQLVLQLFILAYNRRFEIESDLFTALAAGSSVVSLAWAIVSYSKALRDFLGKGSSISWIGFFLQIIWNLSMVASRVVALVLFASYYTSWLAVAMAIHWSVMTIWLVCQHTKFCVDESGRKHLCREYLFDSVIGFVYIFSFFNAKDGMTRIRVIPYYVIMLSENTLFVVMWYPFRTLYGDIEIASLSIVWGGFGLGVLCMISYYWFYHPSLSVKGIFVKKTELDIQENRQVTMFWCCCCEIHTKKSSAVEDDESCFFALHGRPYYNPRRNWQTDVEGQASFPLDVDILSRVRAVESSFHSQGNANGWQGIDGRIVHGSGIRSMYVRSEWL